Part of the Caulifigura coniformis genome, TTCCGAAGACGGCCACATCATCCGCCCGCCGCTCGCCCGACCCGCGATACCAGCTCACCACGAGCTCGCCGTCCGCCAGCTCGGCGATGCCCGGCGCATGGTTGTGCTCGCCACGCAGCGGAAAGATGAGTTCACTGCGATAAGCGGGCTCTGCCGCATTTGAGACGCCGCCCGCAAGGAAGCACGCCAGAACCGTGAACAGCCGGGGGATGTTGAGCATGGGAGGATTTTCTGAGCTGTGAAAAATTCACCACAGAGACACGGAGTGACGGAGAAGAGGGAGGTCGCGGATTGAGTCTTGTTTCACCGCTTTGAACTCGCACCTGATCCATTCGATCGTGACGAAAGCCCACGTTCCTCACCGCGAGAGCACTGAAGAGCGGGATCTCCCTTTTCTCCCGGTCTCTGTGGTGAGCTTTTCTATTCCTGCATCTGCTTCCACAGATCCTCACCGAACAGATCCAGCATCTTCGCCAGCCCCGCCTCGACCATCTCCGGACCGGTGATGAAACGCCCCGGCCGAGTCCAGTCGTTCAGCCGGTCGAGTTTGAAGTCGAACATCCGCGACAGGAGCGCATCGAGATCTCCTTCGACGTGCTTGAAGTGCCGCGCCCACTCGGCCGCTTCCTCGAGGCGGACATGCTCATCGCTCTGCCAGCGGATCGGGTGAAACAGCAGCGTGGAATGCGGCGTGACGTATCTCCGCGGGCACGCCGCGAACGGTAGCAGCGCGGCCGAAGAGCATTCGCCGGCCACCACGCCCGCCGCATCCAGCCCGCGCAGGCGAATGATCGACGCGAGCGCCAGGCCGACGTAAACGCTCCCTCCGCCTGAATCGAACCAGATCATTCCGCGGCTTCGTCTCGGAACCGACGTCAGCTTTTCGGCCAGGTCTCCCGACTTCTCGATGAGGTCGCCACTGAGCACGATTTCCCAATCGTCGCCGCGGCTTGCGGAGCGATCGGCGAGGGGCAGGGGGCCGGACGGCAGACCCACGCGTTTTGTCTCCATCAGACGGCCTTGTCCTCGGCGACCCAGCCGCATCCCTTGTGCGTTCCGTCGCAGAACGGGCGACGCTTCGACTGTCCGCAGCGGCACAACGCGTAGCTCACCTTGCCTTCGAGATTGAACTCACGCCCCTCATGGTCGATCAACTTGGCCGGCCCGGTGACGAGCAGCGGGCCGTTCAGACGCAGGTTGATGGTGACGTCAGACATCGCACTCTCCTTTTCGAACAACGTGGCCCGGCTGGGGTGCAAATCCAGCGGGCTTTTGCAGGGGCGTGAAGCATCCCGTATTCTCGCCGCGAATGCACGTCACGGATTTCTGTCGAATTGCGCCGCTCGATGATTGAGAACCTCCCCATCCGCAGCCTCGTTCACCGGGGCATGACCATCGAGGGATACTCGCGCGCCGCCGTGCAGTCCTACTGGCGGATTCCCGAACTGCGCATCGCCTTCGACATGGGTGGCAGTCCGTGGGCGTTCATGGGAACCGAGAACATCTTCATCACCCATGCCCACCTCGACCACATGGCCGCGCTGCCGGCCTATGTCGCGCGGCGGCGGATGATGAAGATGGAGCCGCCGACGGTTTACGTGCCGGAAGAAGTCGTGGACAACGTTCAGCGGATGCTGCATGCGTGGCAGCGGCTGGATCGCGGACGGATGGTGCTCAACCTGCGCGGCGCGCGGGCGGGCGAGGAAATCGAGCTGTCGCGCGAGCATGTCGTCGTGCCGTTTGCGACTCAGCACACGGTTCCTTCACTCGGATACGCCGTCCTCGAGCGCCGCCGCAAGCTGAAACCCGAATACACATCGCTCAGCGGCAACGAGATTCGCGATCTCCGGCAGAGCGGCGTCGATGTGACTGCCGAGATCCGGCTGCCGATCGTCGCTTATTGCGGCGATACGGCCCCGTCAGGCCTCGACCAGCTTCCGGCAATCTATGAAGCCCAGATCCTGATCACGGAACTGACGTTTTTCCGGCCGGAACATCGCAAGGAAAAGATCCACAAGTTCGGCCACACGCATCTCGACGACATCCTCGAGCGGGCGGAGAAGTTCAAGAACGAACTCCTGATCTTCGGCCACTTCAGCACGCGCTATTTCGACTCGCAGATCCGCAAGGCGGTGGAAAAGAAGCTGGCGGGCGTGTTGA contains:
- a CDS encoding ClpP family protease; its protein translation is METKRVGLPSGPLPLADRSASRGDDWEIVLSGDLIEKSGDLAEKLTSVPRRSRGMIWFDSGGGSVYVGLALASIIRLRGLDAAGVVAGECSSAALLPFAACPRRYVTPHSTLLFHPIRWQSDEHVRLEEAAEWARHFKHVEGDLDALLSRMFDFKLDRLNDWTRPGRFITGPEMVEAGLAKMLDLFGEDLWKQMQE
- a CDS encoding CDGSH iron-sulfur domain-containing protein, which gives rise to MSDVTINLRLNGPLLVTGPAKLIDHEGREFNLEGKVSYALCRCGQSKRRPFCDGTHKGCGWVAEDKAV
- a CDS encoding MBL fold metallo-hydrolase — translated: MIENLPIRSLVHRGMTIEGYSRAAVQSYWRIPELRIAFDMGGSPWAFMGTENIFITHAHLDHMAALPAYVARRRMMKMEPPTVYVPEEVVDNVQRMLHAWQRLDRGRMVLNLRGARAGEEIELSREHVVVPFATQHTVPSLGYAVLERRRKLKPEYTSLSGNEIRDLRQSGVDVTAEIRLPIVAYCGDTAPSGLDQLPAIYEAQILITELTFFRPEHRKEKIHKFGHTHLDDILERAEKFKNELLIFGHFSTRYFDSQIRKAVEKKLAGVLKPKVELWL